Genomic window (Kwoniella botswanensis chromosome 1, complete sequence):
gagaggaggaagtgagGGATGGGAGGTGGGATTGAGCGAGATgacggatgaagaggatactAAGTAGGGACAAGAAGTCAATCAACAAACTGCGTTGGAAAGACTACTGTTTAGGTAGATTCCAGAATACGTTGGGTATTTATAGGGGCGTATCATGACTGAAATCGTTTTGGCTGAGAATGTCTCCATTTAACTCACTTTAACAATTTTGATCTACCGTATAAAACCGTTGCATCTCTCTCGTGATTGAATTCATCCAGACTCTCACATTTGACATCGCTTGGAGCAGCTCGATGTAACTCGCTAGACTCGGATACGATCCTTGTCGAAAACTTTTCCAACTCATCGTCCAATCCTGCTGAACCCTTATTTTTCGTTTCAGAGGTTTTCTTCATTAAATCTAATAGTCCATCTGTGATTACCATGTGAGATAGATGGTTGACACCAAAATGATTCCCTATCCCATCGTTTGTCAAACCGAATGGAGCTACACCAATACCAGCAATCAAGAAAAGTAAATCCAATCTATCTAGTTCGCTTGAAAGTttcgatgtgagtgagattaCATCTTTGAGTGTGCCTAGATCAACTTGATGGAATGTGATCAGATCTCTAGCATTGGGAGTATGTTCAGAGACATGTTCGATAGTTTCTTCTGCGTGTTGCTTTGTAGAAGAGAGTATATGAACTTTACATCCTTTTTGAACCAGGTCGCCTACTAGGGCTTCACCGATACCCCTCGATCCACCTGTCACAACTGCTACCTTCCCTGTTAGGTCGGGCATATCTTCGACTTTGTATCGGTTGGAGAATAGTCCAGCGGGAGCGACCATCTTGAGTGATGTGGAGCTGAATGATCGAGCAAGGGAAAATTGTTTCGTGATGGGTGTACGTGTGAGTGGTTTGGTGAGCTTCGAGAGGACGGGTTGAGATGATCTCAAAATTATGGGACGGAGGAGGGACATTGATCTATCGGAAGTTAGTAATGAAATGGAgtgagagaaggaaaggtaaGAGGGTTTGATGGTTAATATATGCTGCATACATCGATAGGTGGAAAGACAATGTGACGATCCATGACGATTTCTTTTTCGATCTGAGGATCTAAGTGATCCTGGTCTGATACGATCAATCGATCTATGATATAGTAAAAGTAAAACCAGTCGCATGCATCCTCATCGCATCGGGATCCCGTAGTAGCTCTGTCTCATCGAACGAACCATCCAACTCAAGCATGACGACATTACGGATAGACCAGAGATCGACAAAAGGCAACAAAGTGGACGACCTCCACCGGAACTTGATGCCACACCATCGTGTAATGCCGAGATGGCCCAGGCGGAGTGATATCTCCACCACGtgcacacacacacacaccagCTTAGCACAGATTTGCTCGGCGTCGAGTTGAGCTACTTGGTatatctatctcatcaatatcaatatcaacagATTACAGAGCCAATCCATCTTGACAAACTTCGTCATACTTCATCCGACTCTCAACAGCAGCCCATCTGCCGCCATCGGGGCTCACTACCATCCCCACAAGGCTAGATAGCATAAcctgaaaaagaagaagaaccgaCATCCCATCAATACTATTCTGTTCTCTCGGTTATACCCTTGCCTTCCTTCAACATCACAGGTACAGATCATCAGTTATACAATATGGCAGCGGGCAGGAGTGTGGTATGTCCCTTAtttcatatatcataccaAGACGAAGGATCATACTGATGAATTCATTCACTTTCTACCACTCCCTTACTCCGATAATGAACGAATTCAACATGAACGTCTAATTCACACACATTCGTATTCACACTCACGTTCGCActcgtcatcctcaatcGACTCGACAGGCCCGAGTATACGCTAATGTCAATGATAAATTGGGTAGATCATGGTGGGATTATGGTGAGTGACTATTGCCTTTGTCCTTTCACAATCATTATCGACCTTACATATGCAAGATCAAGTCATGGTAAGGTTTAATGATGACTGACTAATCTATCTTCAATCAATAGATAACCTGGTAGTCCAATGGGGTATTCAAGACAACTACGAGATAGTCCGTAAAGTTGGTCGAGGAAAGTACTCCGAGGTATTCGAATCCATTCATCTACCATCAAATTCCAAATGTATAGTGAAAGTATTGAAACCagtgaaaaagaagaagatcaagagagaGATTAAGATCTTGCAGAACCTTGCTGGCGGACCGAATGTCGTGGGGTTGTTGGATGTAGTTAGGGATAATCAGAGTAAAACTCCGAGTATTGTGACGGAATATGTCAATGTGAGTGAGCAATTTCAATATCACTTTAGATAGGGTTGATTTCAGAAGAGAAGCCAGGAGAGTGAAGCTAGAATGGAAGGGAGAGCATACAGCTGTATAGCCAGAAAAATGGAagaaagctgatcattcataTGCTATACTCCCAGAACGTCGAGTTCAAAACCCTCTACCCGAAGTTCACCGACTTCGACGTCCGATTCTACATGTTCGAGTTGCTCAAAGCGTTAGATTTCTGTCATTCAAAGGGTATAATGCATAGGGATGTCAAGCCTCATAATGTTATGATCGATCATGAGAAGAGGACTGTGAGTAACTTTCACCGTCTCCACCAAAGATCGGGAGGTTTCTGGATAGGACTTAAGCTGATACCCAATACCGCCTTGCAGCTCCGTCTAATCGATTGGGGATTGGCGGAATTCTATCATCCTGGAACAGAATATAACGTCAGAGTGGCATCGAGATATTTCAAGGGACCTGAGTTACTGGTGGATTTCCAAGAATACGATTATAGTCTGGATATGTGGAGTTTGGGTTGTATGTTTGCGAGTATGGTGAGTGCATTTCATTGCACAGAATTTGGGTGTCTCTGAAATACGTGCTGACATGTCTTGTTCAAATCAACTCTCAGATCTTCCGAAAAgaacctttcttccatgGACATGATAACGCAGATCAGTTAGTGAAGATTACGAAAGTGTTAGGGACCGATGAACTTTTCATCTAGTGAGTATCTCTTCATATTTCCTCTGGGAATCGATTCTCATTCTGATACATTATGTTGTACAGCCTCGAGCGATACGAGATCGACCTAGATTCCCAATTCGACGATATACTCGGTCGATATCCACGCAAACCATGGTCAAGATTCATAACGTCCGAAAATCAACGATACATTTCGAATGAAGCTATTGACTTCTTGGACAAATTGTTGAGATACGATCATCAAGAGCGATTGACTGCTCAAGAGAGTCAAGAACATCCTTACTTCGGTGAGTCTGGCTCTAACGACAAACCAATTACACGTACTGACGAGAACGATATTTTATAGCCCCTGTTAGGGAAGCTGCAGGCAGACAATGAAGAAAGACGTATTGTTCGTACCATATACCATAGCTGTCAATCCAAATCATATAACCACATGTATCAATTCGAATTATCTACTATCTAACCAGTCCTGCAACCTTTCAGAGACAAGAGCAATATTGCTTTACGGGGTTTGGGTGACTAAtgaaggtaaagatgaatCAGTGATGACTGAAGATTTGGAATGCAGAAAATGATACTGACGATCAGGAAAGCTTCGTAGCCACGCACTAACCGCAGAATCTCTAGTAGCCAATCGACTTGTTTCTGCTACAAACAATCCTTTGATGACTGACAACGTGACTGTCATATTCTCTGCGTTCAACAGAAGCTGTTCGCTAACGTGGCTAGATCCGCTCTGCAAAGTAAAAGGGGAAGGGATTAACAGTGTTACAAGGTAGGCATGATATGACTTACAGGTGAGAAAGTGTTCGAATATAAAACACTAGCCATCGCTAGAAAGGAGAGGCCAACGAATCCAAAGAACTTAGTTTGTCGACTAAGAGTAGATGTCGTCGGATTGACCTGAGCCTGAACACGGACTCCCCACATCACAAGACAACCAGCGCAAGTACCTGCTACGACACGTACGACATCTCCCGCCAAACCACTACATGATGTCAGTATAAATTCTTCGTACAGACCATTCATGCATTGAGACATACGAGATGACTCCAGCGACTTTGAGTGCATAACCAATACCCGAAATAAGGAGAATGATCAAACTAACGACCGCTACCACCGAatatcacatatcacatcagctcatcacATCTTGTGCGAATGTCTAGTAACGCGAACAAAATTTAGATACATACCAAAAGTTCCAATCTCGCTCGCAACTAGGCGCTGCCACAATGCATTGAACATCTTGTTTCTTGTGAGAGTATGTATTCTGAGAGAAATAGATGTGAGTAATAGGTCTTGAAATGCTGCTGCGGTCATAAAATTGCTTGAACATTGAGCCGTCCTTTATATATATTTACGTTggaattgatcatttcaccacgatcttcaacttcaacttgAAACACGAGTAATATGAGAAGATACTAAATTTATATAGATGTTCCTGGACTACTGAATGATCGTCTGCCCGAACTGAGACGTATTCTTCACAATACCCGATGAAGGCACTGGAGCCAAGCATGGTGGTATTCCTAGCTGATCAATCCGATTATTTTGTATGTCCGAAGTGAAACGGCCCTAAAGGAGGTTAGATACGAATTGTGCTGATCCTTTCGAAAAATCTCGTCTGCTGATGGGTCAGGAGTGAAAACTCGACAGATCTCCAGCAATCACAGCGGTGTTGAAACATTGAGGGTATTTCTGCGTCAGCTATTCTCATGAACAGTATATTAGATACACTGACACGAGCAGTGGTCAAGCTTTGAGGTAGAGACCGGAACGGTCCTTATACACGAAAGAAAATAAAGTTTTTCTGAGATATCCACATCAGAAACCACTTCAAAGGGGTATGAGAGACTAAGAGCAAGTGAGACATGACTACCATCAAATCGGTTCCCGCTTGTTGATGGAGAGCATGGATTGTGTACGAGTACATGTGACGTATGTGAATTTGATTAGATCACATGCCATACTGTACGTTGACATACGCAAGGCATACTGAAGTACAACCCTAATGCTGCAAACAACTCGACCTCCCATAGACCATATATATTTAGCTAAGGATTTCCGCTGAAATAAGTCCACACGTTCACCTTCACAAACGTCTGTACCCTAATCAAATATAGTCCTACCTGAATCATGACTTTACCAGACACGAACAGTACCACTCCGAAGGACAGTGATGGCCCAGATCCGTCTGAGTCACCTCCAATGCTCAATGGCGACCGTCCTAACGGCAAACCCACTTCTCAAGAGGTAGTCATCTTACCTTTCagttttcttcttctcatctgtGAGTGTGATAGGAACTTCGATTGGAACCGGGACTAAAGTGCTTGCGTAGGTATCATCGTTTGGTTACTGGTTTTCATAGAGATCCTCATTCTCTATAGTTCTATAGGCTACAGGTGAGCCATCGCTCTACTTCTTACGTATCCCAAGATATAGAGCTCAAATGAGCTGATTCTATTGCGTCGCGTATGCAGAAAAGATGCTTCCCTTTGCGTATCGGCTTTCAggaccatcttcttcttcctctctttaATTGCGATCTACCTGGCCTTCTTCGAACCTGGATTGGACTTCGAAGGTCGTACAACTAACCCGGATTATCTGTCGACCGGTAAGAACTGGTTGATAACCTTCACCAAGGGTGGGCTGGTAATCTTTGCTATTCATGGCTTTATGTTACAtgcagaggtgagtcgatcagTTTGAAGAAGTGTCCAAAGCTCATGTTGACCTGCTATAACAAATCCCAACCgataccatctttcttctcgttcCCTATCATATTGGTAATAACAAAGCTGGGAGCATGGTACTCAATGTAGATTGCTGTTGTTAATGGAGATAGGTTGATTAAATTGACTTTATAGGAGACTTTAATCTTCCtggtcttcttccttctttatGATACCTTTTCTACattgtatacatatatgccTTGTACTGTGATAAACAATCGTTCTCCCATTCTCTGACTATTATGAATTATACTTTTCATGCAATTCAATTACAACAATCACTCTACCATACTGTACAACGAATATATGACAATCTAAATTTCTCATTCTTCAAACACCGCAGCCGCAATGATCCAAACATCTCCTCTGATCTGTTTtccccctccttcttccgataTCGATTGTTCATCTACCCATCCTAGACCTTGCTCCATCACACAGTCCCTCAAACCCAGATCTATCCTATCATCGTTCCATCCTGTCTGCACTTTGATCTCTCTCTTGTTCAACCTTCCCCCTGTAGTAGCAGCTAACGATAACAGTATCGATTGATCCGTGTTGAGTTCATTGGGTATCGAACGTACATACCTatctgatgagatggtatgtAACTTGTATCCCGATTTGAGTGGTTCTAGAATTTTGACAGTTCTAATTATATCTTGTTCCGTTATACCACCTTCGCCTTCCATTGGTTTACCACCATTTCTCAAGTTCTCTATTTTGCGTATCAATTCATCGACCCTAATCAATCctccattcttctctctagTCGACACACAAATGTCTACAAGTTGCACCGCCAACTCATACTCAAATTCACTTATTCCTAACATTCCCCACAACcctgctccacctcctctGGTACTTGTCGACCCGACCAAAGGATCTATACCGAGTGTAGAACACATTTTCTGAAATTGGAATCTAAATGCAggatcatctttgatatctttcttgtGTTTTAGGGAAAATTCGATCAGGGTAGATTTGAATGATTCTAACGATTCGGTCAGAGAGGCGATCTGCTGAGTGGAGATGCTAGTTGAGAGGGTGGAGTAAGAGTTGGAGTAGGCTGATTGACGGGAGAGAGCAGATAGACCTGGACCTTTACGCATGGTCGTGGGAGTGAAGTGTTGAGACGAGGTCAATGATTGTCGATGATATCGCTAGACAGAGGATCGATTAACCTCTCTTTCGATAGAGTTGTTGGGTCCTTCAGGAGATGAAAATCGTTTGCGTCATGCGTTTCACGAAGCGTATGATTGCACAGGCTCAATTTGAGCGGGTGGATGGATTTGTTCGTTGTCAATGAGCAATACAAGtattcttgatcttgttcatTCATCGACCATCAGGAAGGTTGTTAGTTATCGTTATCTGTGTCGTTCTCGTCGTCGTTAGTCACGTGACAGACACTACCCAGTGACGATCTCATTCGGTCCGAccaaaaagaaaagatgagatgatacgAGTAACTCCAAACTACGACAACTCCTAACCCAGCGCGTAACAGCACAAGCCCAAGACAGTACAGCTAGCTGTCTCGGAAGACCTCAGCCCTGACATACCCGTATCCTTCCCAATTGATCTCGGCGAGGCCAGATCTCGAAACTGGATGAAATGCTGTCCATCACCCGATCTACAACTCGATCATGGAGTAAGTCACCCATACGATTTATGAAGAGAGTCTTCTCGGATCAAGTGAGAGTGGAAGAACAGGATCCTTCGATATTGCTTAGAGAGGTCATGAGGAATGTCGCTCAAGTGAGTTTCACCATCCATCGAAATGTGATCCattttcttcatcttcaattctCGTTTGCCCTACCTTTATATACTCTTTATGAGGTACATAATTAATACCTTGAAATACCTTTCTTAGCCAGTAGCCATCGCCGTCACTTGTGTTCCTTCCACCTCACCTTTACATGGTAAAGCAAGATATCACGGAGCGACCctcacctctttcacctctctTACACtctatcctcatcctctcgtAGCATTCTCATTGAGATTACCATCGAGGATGGCAGATTGTCTTAGACCGTATAGGACACATGAAGACCACCAACAACCCCAACcccaacaacagcagcagcggcatcCTTCGTCAAAGACAAATACATTACAGCAAGAGGTTATAATGAATGGATCATTGGAAGACACCCCAATGATAAAAGGTATCACACTCCCAGCCAAATCCGAATTACCATGGCCATTATCTAAATTACCTATGCCTGAACAACCTCCCGAATGGGCCAAAAGCTTATTCGCTCAGATACCTATACCTAACACACTAGGAGAAGATACTTCTCAAAACCCACTTCGATCTACCCCTTCTTTGACTTCGTCTACACCACCAACACAGCATAAAACAATCAATACCTCTCATCCTACGCCATTAACAATCTCACTCCTATCTAAATCAAATGAAACCATGGCCGACTCGCTCTCCCTCCCTCGAACAGACCATTCATCAATATTTAACATGGAAGATACATGGACCACCCACAACAATCACCCGCCATCGCTGAAAGGGTCAATCGGTTCGTTACAATGTGAGATCGTAGGTAGCGTCTTGCTTAAAGATCTCTGTGGGTCGGCTCCGATAGACGCaaagggaggagaaggaagtgagaTGTTTATATGTCGAGTTATAGGTGTGCATATTTCGGATGAGAAAGGGTTGGAACCTTTGTTACATTGGAGAAGGAAATATGTAGGAATAAGAGATGAGGGGGAAACAAGCGAGgtatgattgatcatctgttACTCTCTGCGGATATAATGACATTACGACGTAATCTCATGctatcaatatcaacacaTGCATAGTAAATCGTTGTATCAAATAATCTGATGTACAACCGGTTCAGCCTGGAGGAGTAAAATTGGAATTTTGATACGATACATCGTTCGGcatatatataatatatacATGGTCTGAATATCTTGGttgatacatatatacaaacaTCATAAGTCGACTTTGTGTTTTTTATCCTGTCAGTTGATATTGAAGGCACCAAACCCAAAAGCCATTGGTAACATGCTACAGATTTTCATTGAATTCGTGTGTAGGGTGTTCGTGATATTCGTATATTTCAGTCGTTGAATCCCCCCAGATCCGAAAATGATACATCCTTCCGGAATTATATCCTCACTCTCGTTCCCTTTTCTATACCCCAGAATAACCAAGCACAAGTGACCAACAACAACCCACCAACTTTCCAGCCCACCTCCCTCGCTACGTTATCCCAATCCCATTTCCTACCCCATCTAAATGCTTCCCACGCACTCAGACCCTCAGGTATCTCCGGAGGGCCAatgttcatcttccttaGATTTGGTGTTACATCACCCGCACCACCACCCGCAAGCTCGTCCGGATCGGTCGGTCGAGGAGGCGGGGGGATGACATTGGACGTTACCCACATTTGTACTGTTCTAGACCAACCTGTCGTAACTCCTATGACTACCCAACATAGCAATAACCTGTCGACACCAAGGAACCATAATGTGAGATAGGTAGCGGGCCAACATAGACATTGGAGTGAGACCAGGCGAGTGATAGTGGATGGGAGGGAATAATAAGATCGCCATCGATGAGTGAGGCCGGTGGTTAGAGAGAAACAGAAATGAGCGGTACATATTGCCTGTGAACGTATGAAAAAGGATGTCAGCACCAGTGTGTTGGGGAATTTCACAATGAAACGGAGTATGTACAACGAGATGAGTAGTTTTGAAAAGGTACAGACCAAGTGACGGAGAAAGTGGAAACTCACCCATGCAACACAAAGTCCCACATCACCTCTATCTACCTTCCTCCACTCACCTGGACTGCCCTCTCCTCCAGCTACGAGTCTCTCCAACGCTTCCCTCGTGAGGTCCACTCCCCAAGGCCATACATCCACCCATAGTCCTCCAGTGACCAGAGCCTCGATCAGAACACATATACCCCATAGGGAAGGTATAATAGCCAATAGTCGCAAGGGTAGCAATGTAGACTGCTGAAAGATATTTTCCAATTTATCTAATATCTTTACTCCTACTGCGCGACTTGACCTTGACTTTCCATTTGATAATCGATCAGGTGAATTCGTCCTATCTTCTTTGGTATCCAAGTCCATATCCGTTTCAGTCCCAGTCCCGATAGtgttatcatcattatcgtTCAGAGTCAATCCTAATCCCGTACTACTACTAACACTGGTACTAGTACTGCTCGTAGGCGAATATCTCTTATCACCCAGGAATCTATTCCTCAATCCTcccgatgaagaagatttcaATTTCGTCCGTTTAGGGGAGAACGTTATTGATCCCGATCCTGAACcagaagatggtgaatgtgaataatcatcatctgctTCTCCACCTGAGGAAGACGTGTTGTCCCTATCTAACGGTATGAAAGGTCCGAGTCCGGCAGGAGGTTTGTTGCTGGGAAATATAGTAGGGGGCCCTTCGTCCTCTGACGATGAATATAACTGAGTCTGTCCAGAAGGAGTGATAGGTGACATCAC
Coding sequences:
- a CDS encoding casein kinase II subunit alpha; the encoded protein is MAAGRSVARVYANVNDKLGRSWWDYDNLVVQWGIQDNYEIVRKVGRGKYSEVFESIHLPSNSKCIVKVLKPVKKKKIKREIKILQNLAGGPNVVGLLDVVRDNQSKTPSIVTEYVNNVEFKTLYPKFTDFDVRFYMFELLKALDFCHSKGIMHRDVKPHNVMIDHEKRTLRLIDWGLAEFYHPGTEYNVRVASRYFKGPELLVDFQEYDYSLDMWSLGCMFASMIFRKEPFFHGHDNADQLVKITKVLGTDELFIYLERYEIDLDSQFDDILGRYPRKPWSRFITSENQRYISNEAIDFLDKLLRYDHQERLTAQESQEHPYFAPVREAAGRQ